In Candidatus Babeliales bacterium, the following proteins share a genomic window:
- the prfB gene encoding peptide chain release factor 2 produces the protein MLIDELREKLKSIEPDLETIKTYWKNSTIENEFQKLTTQTEQTDFWQNPDQTTILKSLQRLKTQRELYHSIINSHKDLLEMIELFANDESELASISRDVGALVKSVGKFKIDLLLNNPEDSSNTFLNINAGAGGTESQDWANMLLRMYLRFCEREGFDAEVLDMQPGEAAGIKSATLFIKGKHAYGLFKAEQGIHRLVRISPYDANKRRHTSFAGVSATPEVPEVAIEIDPGDLRIDTFRAGGAGGQHVNKTESAVRITHIPTNTVVACQTQRSQGQNKETAMKMLKAKLAQKQKEEQEAKAASVEKKKIEWGSQIRSYVLHPYKMVKDHRTDLESPQPDLVLDGDIMEFIEKYLLFAAT, from the coding sequence ATGCTCATTGATGAACTACGCGAGAAACTTAAATCTATTGAACCTGATCTTGAAACGATTAAGACGTACTGGAAAAACTCAACTATCGAGAATGAGTTCCAAAAACTCACTACTCAAACTGAGCAAACTGATTTTTGGCAAAATCCGGATCAAACAACTATCTTGAAAAGCCTACAACGGCTAAAAACGCAACGAGAACTCTATCATTCCATAATAAATAGCCATAAAGATCTTTTGGAAATGATCGAACTTTTTGCAAATGATGAATCTGAATTAGCAAGTATTTCGCGAGATGTTGGTGCGCTCGTAAAATCGGTTGGTAAATTCAAAATAGATCTCCTTCTTAATAATCCAGAAGATTCGTCTAACACTTTCTTAAATATTAACGCAGGAGCAGGGGGTACTGAATCGCAAGATTGGGCGAACATGCTTTTGCGCATGTATTTAAGATTTTGCGAGCGAGAAGGTTTCGATGCCGAAGTTCTGGATATGCAACCGGGAGAAGCTGCAGGAATAAAATCCGCGACCTTGTTTATTAAAGGGAAGCATGCATATGGACTCTTTAAAGCAGAGCAAGGAATCCATCGCCTCGTGCGCATATCTCCTTATGATGCAAATAAACGTCGCCACACTTCGTTTGCTGGCGTAAGCGCGACACCTGAAGTTCCTGAAGTTGCTATTGAAATCGATCCAGGCGATTTGCGAATCGATACATTTCGCGCAGGGGGTGCGGGTGGCCAACACGTCAACAAAACTGAGTCGGCAGTGCGCATCACCCACATTCCGACTAATACGGTCGTCGCTTGCCAAACTCAGCGGTCTCAAGGCCAGAATAAAGAAACTGCGATGAAGATGCTGAAAGCAAAATTAGCGCAAAAACAAAAAGAAGAACAAGAAGCAAAAGCTGCATCGGTAGAAAAAAAGAAAATTGAATGGGGCTCACAAATCAGATCGTATGTATTACATCCCTATAAGATGGTTAAAGATCATCGCACCGATCTTGAATCACCCCAACCAGATTTAGTACTGGATGGCGATATCATGGAATTTATTGAAAAATATTTGCTGTTTGCAGCTACATAA
- the gmk gene encoding guanylate kinase, whose protein sequence is MRSEKKCGKLFIVSAPSGAGKTTLVNALIKELPIEHAITRLVTYTSKTPRINELHGIDYHFISNQEFEQKIAEQFFLEWSGAYGSYYGTARFLLDQLASGNSFIAVVDRSGAKRLKQEIPQAVMIWVHTVNVQVLEDRLRVRNTETQEEIERRLALAKKELAEEQENRLYNHHILNDFFEKALKELKDIIILHHQ, encoded by the coding sequence TTGAGATCAGAAAAAAAATGCGGGAAGCTTTTTATTGTTTCGGCTCCATCGGGCGCGGGTAAAACGACGCTCGTTAATGCACTGATTAAAGAACTTCCCATTGAGCACGCAATTACACGGCTCGTTACCTATACGAGCAAGACGCCTCGTATTAATGAACTCCATGGCATCGATTATCATTTTATATCAAATCAAGAGTTTGAGCAGAAGATAGCTGAACAGTTCTTTTTGGAATGGAGCGGAGCCTACGGCTCCTATTATGGAACGGCACGCTTTCTTCTTGATCAGTTAGCGTCAGGTAACTCGTTTATTGCGGTCGTGGACAGATCTGGGGCCAAGCGTTTAAAGCAAGAGATTCCTCAGGCGGTTATGATCTGGGTACATACGGTAAATGTTCAAGTACTTGAAGACCGACTTCGGGTTCGAAACACCGAAACCCAGGAAGAGATTGAGCGCCGTTTGGCCTTGGCGAAAAAAGAGTTAGCAGAAGAACAAGAAAACAGGCTCTATAATCACCATATTCTCAACGATTTTTTTGAAAAAGCACTAAAAGAGCTAAAAGATATTATAATTTTACACCATCAATAA